TCGCCTGAGAGGTTAATCTGGACCGGCATCCCTTCAGTCAGTTGCAACAGGCCCGTGACCAGGAGGGTGTCGTTAGGGCGGAGGCCGTTTGTGATCTGCGTACTTTTCTCGGCCCGAAGTCCGGTTTGGACTCTCACCGCCTTGGCGACGCCATCAACACAGACGAAAACTTTCTCCCCGCTGAGGTCCGGGATAATCGCCTGCGAGGGGACCACAATCGCATCCGGTATTCGTTCGAGCGTAATCCCCACCCGGGCAAACGATCCGGGAATGAGCTTCTGGCCGGGGTTGGCGATCGTGGCGCGCGCCTTGATCGTGCGGGTGCCGGGGTCGACTTTGGATTCAACCGCGTAGATCGTGCCGGAGACGGATTCGTCGGATTCGCCGGTCTGCACCGTGACCTCGGTTCCCCGACGCAACAGCAGGGCGTATTTCTCCGGCACCGTGAACTCGACTTTCATCGGGTCGATGTCCTGCATGGTCGCCGCCAGCATATTGGGGGAGACGTACCCGCCCTCGCTGACATAGCGAAGCCCGACTACCCCGTCGAACGGAGCAACAATCTCTGTCTTGGCCAGT
The window above is part of the Candidatus Zixiibacteriota bacterium genome. Proteins encoded here:
- a CDS encoding efflux RND transporter periplasmic adaptor subunit — protein: MIIRRLMRSLAPASAAAFMMLAPGGCGEGQSKPGSGARPGGGGTPVDAIILQPQPLENRITATGTLLANEEVELRSEISGRVTGIFFSEGSRVAKGTVLLKINDRELQAQLKRKEFEQALAADEERRQRALLDISGISREDYDKSLNRLNMIKAEQELIESQLAKTEIVAPFDGVVGLRYVSEGGYVSPNMLAATMQDIDPMKVEFTVPEKYALLLRRGTEVTVQTGESDESVSGTIYAVESKVDPGTRTIKARATIANPGQKLIPGSFARVGITLERIPDAIVVPSQAIIPDLSGEKVFVCVDGVAKAVRVQTGLRAEKSTQITNGLRPNDTLLVTGLLQLTEGMPVQINLSGEKPRPAL